The nucleotide sequence ATTGGGACCATAAGCTATATATATGCTGTCTTCAATAATGTCCAGTTTCTTAAAGAAATCTATCACGTGTTTGTTTTCTGCCTCATAGGGAAGGCCCCTCAAATAAATGCAGAAACCGTGCTCATGTGGGGACCTAGAACGGGAACGCTGCTGCCGAGAATTGGGTGACTTGGACCTGCCCATTGGGTGTCCTCCACTATGCATCATATGAAGTGGCCCATGGTGTCCCCCACTATGTTTCCCCATGTGTCCCCCAGACATTACCCACTGTCTCTCACTTGCTGGGTTAACTTCAATAAAACGTTGACCCAGTAGCATTCCATTACGCTTCAAAGCTTCATAAGTGTCATGTGGGGTAAGAAGCTTTGCCAATGCCCCACCTGTGGGGCGACCCATATGATCTTTCAAAACAACAATCCCATCTAAACGCAAACCGTGAAGAAACTCCTTGACGTCATTTTCCATCACGGGAATAGGCAGCCCGTGAAGAGCCACGTATGGGTCATCGTGGTtaagaggtggtggtggtggtttcaTTGAACCTTGAACTCTTAATGGCATTGGATTTATGGGGCCAAGGAACAATGGGTTGATATTACTATTCATTTGGGACCCAGAACCATTcatccctgcaggaagggggccaacAGGTGGCGGGTTCAAAGGTGGTATGCCAGTCAATGGAGGAAGAGATGACATTGGTGGTACGGGTGGAACTGGTGGTATTGGGGGGACAGGAGGAACTGGAGGCAAGGACGACACAGGGGGAGGAACAGGCATAGGAGGTATGGACGGCATTGGTGGCAGGGTTGGTATTGTTGGCATTGGAGGaattggtggtggtggtacagAAGGCAGCTGCGGAGCAACACTAGGCATAGGAGTTGTAAATGTCGGATTGCAGAAGGCGGCACCTAGACTTGGTGGAGCATTTCCAATATTAGCCGTAGAGAAAGTTGCAACGTTCTTAGTGCTATCACCTACAGAAGTAACGGTAGCGACTGTGCTAGTAGGAGGACTGCTATAGCTGGGGACAGTCGTTGGCATAGTAACACGGCTCATTACAGAGGTGGTACTCATGGTTGGATTTGGTGGAGGCCCAGGGCGGTTAGAATTTGCGGGTGGGATATCAACATTGGCAGTCTCAAAGCGCCGGCGGCTAAGTTCAATCATGTTCTGCATTTCAGTCTTACTGCTCAATAATAGCGACACTTTTGACCCTTTGATCGTACCACCTGTGCGCATCATGCCAAGTCGTGCATCTTCATCGGTGGCAAAAACGATGAAAGCCTCACCCTGCTCACCCCCTACAATATGAACGCCACCATCAGGAATGGTTAGTCCAGAGAAGAAGTGCCGAATATCCATGGTCCCTGCCACTATAGGCAGACCTTGCAAGCGGATGACCACAGCCATGCTGCGCTGAAACAACACACACCTGCAGATGAAAAAAGCAACGTCTACATCAGACTCTGGATTTATACAGGCTTCCATCAATACAGAACGCTCTCCCTTACTGAATGCAGGTACAGATTAACAGAGCACAACAAATACCCCAGCAATAACATTGTAAAGCATTAATAGTATTCTGTATGTAGACaggcacataatatacactattaaAAGCAATACAGTAATATCCACATGCATTAAATACCAGAGAATGAGCCTTGTTTTTAATTTTCCAAGATGAACCAAAAATACAaactttaaagtgatactatcaCCCTAGTTTTCCTGTGTACTTTTATCATTGTTGGAcacacaggaaaactggggtgacagtatcaccttAAAAAGGTACTTGAGGAAaaatctgaaagttatatagatttgtaagggtccatttacgcagaaagattatcagccaaagaagcaaaagccaggaaagggtctgaaaagaagagaaatctcaggctttcctttatgtcctgatctgtttatagtctgtgtctggcttcggcttcaaatctttggcagataatctttgtgtaaatggaccctaatttaggtctattaaaaaatcttcagtgttccagtacttatcagctgatgtatgtcctgcagtaagtggtgtattctttccagtctgacatactgctctctgctgccacctctgtccatgtcaggaactgtccagagcaggagaagttttctatggggatttgctgctgctctggacagttcctgacatggacagaggtggcagcagagagcactgtgtcagactggaaagaatacaccacttcctgcaggacatacagcagctgaaaagtgttggaagacttgagaatttttaatggaaataatatacaaatctgtataactttaagaCAGCGGTTACAAgttttcttcagagtacccctttaacgtctGGTAGGAATTACCCATTTACTGCACAGTATATATTATAACATTTTTCAATAACATCCTACTAGctgcaaacaaaaacaccaaaaagcaaaGCATTCAGCAAGAAGACATGACTATACAACTGTGAGCAGTTGTATACACATGTAAGCAGTGAAACTGTAGTTGTCCAAGGCATCGCTGTTTTTTTATTACCATTCTGAAGTGTCATAAAGGCATGGCCAGAGCACTTCAATGTGCCAACCATACATCTATGATATCACAGAGGggcaataaaaaattttttattctttttaaaagGCAACTGCAGCCACAGATGACTGTAATAAAAGGATAGTCTCACTACTTACACAGCTAGGTATGCAGTTTGGGATGTCTTTTTCTAGCTCTcagttctcctttaatggcaCATTCACACGATCAGTGAAGCTGCACACCTGTATCCTAGACATCTCAGCTAAAAACCTGTtcaaatctttgcgctactgtcctgacacagaacatgtgaatgtgcCCTGAGTGGCCACACACATGCCAGCTATAACAGACAGCTACATAGTCACTGACTGTGCAAAAATGTATATTAAGGAGGGATGGACAAGCCAAATCTTAAGTGAGGCTCATCCTCCAGGGGAACGAACGATTGGGCATGTATAAAATCTAAAATCCTTCATCCTGGTACTTGATCCAAATCTCCTGTCCTGCCctgactttaaaaaataaatacacatatcTGAAACATTCACTATAAATTAAAAACAAGCCCCTTTGACTTCTATAGGTTTCCTCTtgcagaatctgcccaaagaattgacacgtcaattctttgggcatgtgcacactacagaaccaGGACGGATCACCCGCcgtggattccacagctcgctcCCGCTTGCGTCACCATCTGggacatagactccattctgccTGAAGAACAGACGGGTTCATTCTTCGGACCgaggaatctgcctgtgcacagAATGGAGTTTATAGCACAGGTGGAGACGCGCACGGCCGTGAGCgggggcgagctgtggaatccacgGCGGGTGAGGGATTTCATGCGGAAATCAAGACTGgattctgcttcaaattcctcgcctattcctcagtgtgcacatacccttatgcaTGATTTTTATAAGTATTTTTAATTACATTATTTTTAGTTCCTGGAGGAGCCCACTTTGAGAACAGTGTAGCCACCAGGAAGTTACCCTCTTTTTCATGACTACAGCCTCCTTAAATAGCTGATGAAGCGGAGTGATGGGTGTCAGACTTGTGCTGTTCTGATATCGATATTGATATTTTCAGGATCTCCAGAATACAAAAGTATTATATTCAAACGTTTGGGCAATTGCCTTTCCTCATGAAACAGGACTTTCAGACATCAcctaaaagtgacactgtccctcccctttgtgcattctgacatctctacacaggtgtaacggggaaaatttagcagttttcataccttattttatatcatacgtcacggtgcttgttcaagtaaaaagtcatcttttatgaactgcagattgtgttaagtgggtgtggcctcgcggcattaacGCCACTTAGCCCGCCCACAACCTCACCGTTGGCCCCATCCCCTTGGCgaccattggtgggccgacctagagggggtggggcctagacctttaggccagcctgttccaatggctgttgagggggcggggccaattgtgacgttgtgggtggggctaagtggcgctaatgccacgaggccacgcccacttaacacaatctgcagtttataaaagatgactttttactggaacaagcaccgtgacgtatgatataaaatttaccctttacacctgtgtagatgtcagaatgcacaaaagggggggacagtgtcactttaaacctaATCCTTAGCTAGATCAATTTGCTTAATTATTCCCCAGAACATTTCCACACATGCATAAGTAGAAGCAGAACCTTTCCTGCAATAAGCAGAACGCCAGCGATCCAGCAGGTGACGTGTAGAAATGCAGACAGCACATGGCATGGGAACAGCTACTGACTCTGTATTGGCGGCAGCGTCAATACAGGAATAATACAACCACCACTACTCCAATGACACCCAATGAAGTTTGCGTTCAGAGGCTGACGTGTAATATCTAACTATCTAATGTCAATTACAAGACATATACCATTACTTAGGACCCAATCTGGGACAAAATCTCAACATTCTGTAGGGTCTAGGTCCATTTTAGAAATCACTTTACATTTGAGAAGAGCTACTGCAATAAAGGTAATAAAACACATCCAATCTATTGACTGCTGAAAAATCATCTTTGTACAGTAGCGTTAGACATGGCTTACCTGCAgagaatgagatttttttttctctttactgGGAAGAATCCTGTAGGCaatcaataaaaaaatctttatgaCTGCAAAAAAAACGAGATTAAAGCACACATGAAAATCACACAATAAACACCAAGTGACAGAATATGCATTGGATAATCCATCACAGCTCATACAGCAACACTCAGGATGAGGTGCCGATGTAAGAACAATGGGTCAGACATGGAGAATGGTGAATATCCAAAATACAGATTTCCACAGAGAAACAAGAGCTTGCATTATTTGCCTAAAAATCACACTTGAGCGCCACTTCAAGGCAAAGGACATGCACTAACCACCAAGTGACTGTACCGCACAGAGATCATACAAAACATTCCCCCTCAGAGATGACCACACATCAGGCCTccatatacagctcctgctgtatACTGCAAGAACCAAGTCAGCAAATCTGACCTCCATAAAAACAATAACCAGTTCAATAACAAGCTACCAGGCTCATGCCAACTGGTTCAAGCAAGCTGGGTGGCAACAAGGATCTCACCATTTCATTGTCTGTGCCAACCTTCACATTTATGACACGCCATTAGAGGGGTAGCGAAAAATGTTTAAATGCAAAgcaagagccagagatttgtaatttacttccatttaaaagtctccagtgttccaatactcatcagctgctgtgtgtcttgcagacaatagtgcattctttccagcctggagaggaaaggttttctatgaggatctactgctgctctggacagttcctgacatggacaaaggtggcagcagagagcactgtgtcagactggaaaggatacaccacttcctgcaggacatacagcagctgataagtactggaaaactaataaaaaaaattttttttatatataacaaatgtctggcactttctgccaccagttgatttgaaagaaaacatttttcactggagtacccctttaagacattcaACATAACCACTTGGAATGATCCAACAAACAGtatgcaaaagaaagaaaaaaaagtttgctgTCACCTTGTGTGACCATTCTACACACGACTTATATGTAGAAACTTCTCCGTACTAACAAGAAAAACAAGAACTATAATCTAGTGGGGAACATAAATGGTTTCCCATAAGAGAGAACAGAGTAAATAAAGTTTGGTCAGATTATCACCACTCTAAGAGCCGCACAGACAGAACATTTCCATCCATATAATGTGACACCGTAGTTATAACAATTTAGGTCAGAGAAATTCATAACTTAAATTTCACCATGACGAGACTGAATTTCACATTTGTATTGCATTAAGATTTACACAACTTTAA is from Dendropsophus ebraccatus isolate aDenEbr1 chromosome 14, aDenEbr1.pat, whole genome shotgun sequence and encodes:
- the RBM12 gene encoding RNA-binding protein 12, which gives rise to MAVVIRLQGLPIVAGTMDIRHFFSGLTIPDGGVHIVGGEQGEAFIVFATDEDARLGMMRTGGTIKGSKVSLLLSSKTEMQNMIELSRRRFETANVDIPPANSNRPGPPPNPTMSTTSVMSRVTMPTTVPSYSSPPTSTVATVTSVGDSTKNVATFSTANIGNAPPSLGAAFCNPTFTTPMPSVAPQLPSVPPPPIPPMPTIPTLPPMPSIPPMPVPPPVSSLPPVPPVPPIPPVPPVPPMSSLPPLTGIPPLNPPPVGPLPAGMNGSGSQMNSNINPLFLGPINPMPLRVQGSMKPPPPPLNHDDPYVALHGLPIPVMENDVKEFLHGLRLDGIVVLKDHMGRPTGGALAKLLTPHDTYEALKRNGMLLGQRFIEVNPASERQWVMSGGHMGKHSGGHHGPLHMMHSGGHPMGRSKSPNSRQQRSRSRSPHEHGFCIYLRGLPYEAENKHVIDFFKKLDIIEDSIYIAYGPNGKATGEGFLEFRNEADYKTALNRHKQYMGNRFIQVHPMTKNQMIEKIESIRKKLQSFNYGDHKDSPLDMELGKHSPRLWAHLSNLPYNIGRKDVFQFFHLEGIGVEEDSVHVLTDNNGQGLGQALIQFRSEDDARKSERLNRKKLNGRDAFLRIVTNEERKDIEINPPIIGRKGFRMHNYNSIPDPIRSNVDEFSFMNSSISDNGQNFLIPSKFSGPGSTFAPPVPPPALGIGFVDPRPPPPPPPGTPNVKNSPVDPVEFVGGPSHFNVPPAGFGGGPPPFGSGPSNANAPPNFSTAPPNIPTSPGGINPPPGFAPGNLPIGGPPGFGNGAGKPGPTVIRIQNMPFTVTVDEILDFFYGYQLIPDSVCLKYSEKGMPTGEAMVAFESRDEAMAAVVDLNDRPMGSRKVKLVLG